A DNA window from Streptomyces bacillaris contains the following coding sequences:
- a CDS encoding LacI family DNA-binding transcriptional regulator codes for MASIKDVAAQAGVSVATVSRVLNSHPSVSAEARTRVLAAVDALGYRPNAVARSLRTAQTRTLGLVISDVLNPYFTELARFVEEEARALGYSVIIGNADERPELQDHHIRTLIDRRIDGLLVSPADGGSPLMREVSLSGTPMVFVDRWIPGIDVPVVRADGTGAVRDLVAHLHGLGHRRLAIIAGPAATTTGNERVEAFREALRELGLALPGAYIGQGDFQAASGRRATERFLALAEPPEVVFAADNLMALGALDAIRARGLRVPDDIALAAFDDIPWFVHTDPPITAVAQPTADLARAAVRALADLIEGRTPQSVTLPARLVVRRSCGQDATDQRSTR; via the coding sequence ATGGCGAGCATCAAGGATGTCGCGGCCCAGGCGGGGGTCTCCGTCGCCACGGTCTCGCGGGTGCTGAACAGCCATCCGTCCGTCAGCGCGGAGGCGCGCACGCGCGTTCTCGCCGCCGTCGACGCCCTCGGCTACCGGCCCAACGCCGTGGCCCGCTCCCTGCGCACCGCGCAGACCCGGACGCTTGGCCTGGTCATCAGTGACGTACTGAACCCGTACTTCACCGAGCTGGCCCGGTTCGTCGAGGAGGAGGCGCGGGCCCTCGGCTACAGCGTCATCATCGGCAACGCCGACGAGCGGCCCGAGCTCCAGGACCACCACATCCGCACGCTCATCGACCGCAGGATCGACGGACTGCTCGTCTCGCCCGCCGACGGGGGCTCCCCGCTGATGCGGGAGGTGTCCCTGAGCGGTACGCCGATGGTCTTCGTGGACCGCTGGATCCCGGGCATCGACGTGCCCGTCGTCCGGGCCGACGGCACGGGGGCGGTCAGGGACCTGGTGGCGCATCTGCACGGGCTCGGCCACCGCAGGCTCGCGATCATCGCCGGGCCCGCGGCCACCACCACCGGCAACGAGCGCGTCGAGGCGTTCCGGGAGGCCCTGCGGGAGCTGGGGCTCGCGCTGCCCGGTGCCTACATCGGGCAGGGCGACTTCCAGGCCGCCAGCGGGCGGCGGGCCACCGAGCGGTTCCTCGCCCTGGCCGAGCCGCCCGAGGTCGTGTTCGCCGCCGACAACCTGATGGCGCTCGGCGCGCTGGACGCGATCCGGGCCCGGGGGCTGCGGGTCCCCGACGACATCGCGCTCGCCGCCTTCGACGACATCCCGTGGTTCGTCCACACGGACCCGCCGATCACCGCCGTCGCCCAGCCGACCGCGGACCTCGCCCGGGCCGCCGTCCGCGCGCTGGCCGACCTGATCGAAGGACGGACCCCGCAGTCCGTCACCCTGCCCGCCCGTCTCGTCGTACGCCGCTCGTGCGGCCAGGACGCGACCGACCAGAGGAGCACCCGGTGA